The Streptomyces sp. NBC_01775 genome includes a region encoding these proteins:
- a CDS encoding caspase, EACC1-associated type — MTRLHKRRALLIGNENYDDGRFSPLASVRADLWGLAQVLKHRNIGNFVSVQTESDLAANDMRAVIGEFLQERDEDELALVYVSGHGVRTVRDGGEFHFVAKDTDYDRVAATSVSAGFLNDALEECVALQKIVMIDCCRSGGFAMGLRTSDRRADNSVSKSGEQPPLTSRGVYVLSSSRAGEDSYADTGSGDDVKPSAFTGEVVEALRTGKVSKDGGSAVTVSDLFHYVNRRMRAQDGGRQVPVHSALGVDDRIIIADSPFGRAPILDPLSSRPQPIAGEAAQARVAKSVPSQPGWANLLDYYRECVLAESAETPLMDVSRQDASYVCLAGAERLISGDVDDDGCITLPDEAAPLVDSAAEEDAELWAGYPAVVLTGPRTGRPWRQPKFAPLLVRRVEIVQDEGEVRLKPYGPVQPHPQLALDWLGEDEANQLIDTFQPSWHRGQHDRMAVEVRNLLTQEFELPCVQELRPDQLADRIDVRTPGHGARNTAVLFASRPQTGFTKGLLNDFAGIADQTDQIGQTALGALAPDAAQRAGSHAHTSPEPTHLVTPLPCNEAQTAVLRSAMTRRLTVATGPPGTGKSQLVANLVATAIAAGQTVLVASTNNDAVDEVWRRCDKLVPGSVVRTGSARKNGKSNAEHEAAALHALRTGPEPPTTVATASMATVVAIDRLVEVRQGLAHIAETEARLRQAGEARAHHSEQLGSTVTELQHLLAGTPRPRELENKARRLAHARFLGSWRRSRFLRTTGLEGHAGDPAAACLALAGFAAAEAEWRDGHEQAAAVDDTALTRALREAESIVQDASRTLLATTVQAAAWAGRRRILDLLAARDGKRSDWPQMRRVLGRSNGSPDTPAVAGWAVTSLSARRFPLGPALFDLVVVDEASQCAVPHVLPLLFRAQRALVIGDPMQLTHITQTSPHREALIRRGNGLRSDWLEKHHLAYRRHSAFHAAEQSAGGTLLLDEHFRCHPQIASISNDFFYDGGLTVLTDTRGRPALAHRSAVIWTDVTGRAARPPFGGSWINEDEIRKVQDSVRYLLTQLPPEATVGVVTPFTAQAETLRKRLQPYDEERLRIGTVHTFQGGERDVMVFSLVAGEGMHPGAVEWIGGQLNLWNVAITRARGHLIVVGDKELWRKRGGVGTALLETADRNGAPLGGGNDDVLLKRLYRTLSLRKGATVTLGETVHGHPVDALVGGTSATTSRVVLLDRGIEEGSDAARHLRLMLHRRNLLGSEDGKVEAVRWPAWRLYETGERRE; from the coding sequence ATGACCCGCCTCCACAAACGCCGGGCTCTCCTGATCGGCAACGAGAACTACGACGACGGCCGCTTCTCACCACTGGCCTCCGTACGGGCAGACCTGTGGGGACTTGCCCAGGTGCTGAAGCACCGCAACATCGGCAATTTCGTCTCCGTCCAGACCGAGTCCGATCTCGCCGCCAATGACATGCGGGCGGTCATCGGCGAGTTTCTCCAAGAGCGCGACGAGGACGAACTAGCGCTCGTGTACGTCTCAGGCCACGGCGTGCGCACCGTACGCGACGGCGGAGAGTTCCACTTCGTCGCCAAGGACACCGACTACGACCGGGTGGCCGCGACCAGCGTCAGCGCCGGGTTCCTCAACGACGCGCTGGAGGAGTGTGTCGCCCTTCAGAAGATCGTGATGATCGACTGCTGCCGCAGCGGCGGGTTCGCCATGGGCCTGCGCACGTCGGACCGGCGGGCCGATAACTCCGTGTCCAAATCGGGCGAGCAGCCGCCGCTGACCAGCAGGGGTGTGTACGTCCTGTCGTCCTCGCGGGCAGGGGAGGACTCTTACGCAGACACGGGCAGTGGCGACGACGTGAAGCCGTCGGCGTTCACCGGCGAAGTCGTCGAGGCGCTGCGCACGGGGAAGGTCAGCAAGGACGGTGGCAGCGCTGTGACAGTCAGCGACCTGTTCCACTACGTGAACCGACGCATGCGTGCCCAGGACGGCGGGCGCCAGGTGCCGGTGCACTCCGCGCTCGGCGTCGACGACCGCATCATCATCGCGGACAGCCCCTTCGGCCGAGCCCCTATCCTCGATCCTCTGAGCTCTCGGCCCCAGCCCATCGCCGGAGAAGCTGCACAGGCCCGTGTCGCGAAGTCCGTTCCCTCGCAGCCCGGTTGGGCCAACTTGCTGGACTACTACCGCGAGTGCGTCCTGGCCGAGAGCGCCGAGACACCTCTGATGGACGTGAGCCGTCAGGACGCGTCGTACGTGTGCCTGGCCGGCGCGGAAAGACTCATCTCCGGCGACGTCGACGACGACGGCTGTATAACTCTCCCCGACGAAGCGGCCCCGCTGGTGGACTCGGCAGCCGAGGAGGACGCCGAGCTCTGGGCGGGGTACCCGGCCGTGGTCCTCACCGGGCCACGCACCGGACGCCCCTGGCGGCAGCCGAAGTTCGCACCCCTGCTGGTACGTCGGGTCGAGATCGTCCAGGACGAGGGCGAGGTGCGACTCAAGCCGTATGGCCCGGTCCAGCCGCATCCTCAGCTGGCACTCGACTGGCTGGGAGAGGACGAGGCCAACCAGCTCATCGACACGTTTCAGCCGTCCTGGCATCGTGGGCAGCACGACCGTATGGCGGTGGAGGTGCGCAATCTCCTCACGCAGGAGTTCGAGCTACCGTGCGTGCAGGAGCTCCGTCCCGACCAGCTCGCCGACCGCATCGACGTCCGCACACCCGGACACGGGGCCCGCAACACTGCAGTCCTGTTCGCGTCACGCCCCCAGACGGGCTTCACAAAGGGGCTTCTCAACGACTTCGCCGGCATCGCCGACCAGACAGACCAGATCGGGCAGACCGCCCTCGGTGCACTAGCGCCCGATGCCGCGCAGCGAGCCGGGTCCCACGCCCACACGAGCCCCGAACCGACGCACCTCGTGACGCCGCTGCCCTGCAACGAAGCCCAGACGGCGGTTCTCCGGTCTGCCATGACACGCCGCCTCACAGTGGCCACGGGCCCGCCCGGCACAGGCAAGAGTCAGCTGGTCGCCAATCTCGTGGCCACGGCGATCGCGGCAGGTCAGACGGTACTGGTCGCGTCCACCAACAACGACGCCGTGGACGAGGTCTGGCGCCGCTGCGACAAGCTGGTGCCCGGCAGCGTCGTGCGCACCGGCTCGGCGCGGAAGAACGGCAAGAGCAACGCGGAGCACGAGGCCGCCGCGCTGCACGCGCTACGTACCGGCCCGGAGCCGCCCACCACCGTGGCCACGGCGTCCATGGCCACGGTGGTGGCCATCGACCGCCTGGTAGAAGTACGGCAAGGTCTGGCACACATCGCGGAGACCGAAGCGCGGCTTCGTCAGGCAGGCGAAGCCCGTGCCCACCACTCGGAACAGCTCGGGAGCACCGTCACCGAACTCCAACACCTGCTCGCTGGCACACCTCGGCCAAGGGAGCTGGAGAACAAGGCACGCCGCCTCGCCCACGCGCGCTTCCTCGGATCGTGGCGCCGATCCCGATTCCTGCGCACGACCGGGCTGGAGGGGCACGCCGGTGATCCCGCCGCGGCATGCCTCGCGCTTGCCGGCTTCGCCGCGGCCGAGGCGGAATGGCGTGACGGGCACGAGCAAGCGGCGGCCGTTGACGACACCGCACTCACGCGGGCTCTCCGTGAGGCGGAGAGCATCGTCCAGGACGCATCACGCACGCTCCTCGCCACCACGGTCCAAGCAGCCGCCTGGGCCGGACGCCGCCGCATTCTCGACCTGCTGGCGGCTCGGGACGGCAAACGGAGCGACTGGCCGCAGATGCGGAGAGTTTTGGGTCGCTCGAACGGTTCTCCGGACACGCCCGCCGTGGCCGGATGGGCCGTCACCAGTCTTTCCGCCCGGCGGTTCCCGCTGGGCCCGGCACTGTTCGATCTCGTCGTCGTCGACGAGGCCAGTCAGTGCGCCGTCCCCCACGTTCTGCCGCTGTTGTTCCGGGCGCAGCGCGCCCTGGTCATCGGTGACCCCATGCAGCTAACGCACATCACTCAGACCAGCCCACACCGTGAGGCTCTCATCCGGCGCGGGAACGGGCTACGGTCCGATTGGTTGGAGAAGCACCACCTCGCCTACCGGCGCCACTCGGCCTTCCACGCGGCCGAGCAGTCTGCGGGCGGCACGTTGCTTCTCGACGAACACTTCCGCTGTCATCCGCAAATCGCCAGCATCTCCAACGACTTCTTCTACGACGGCGGGCTGACAGTCCTCACCGACACCCGCGGCCGGCCTGCTCTGGCGCATCGCTCGGCTGTCATCTGGACAGATGTGACCGGGCGGGCCGCCCGCCCGCCGTTCGGCGGCTCCTGGATCAATGAGGACGAGATCCGCAAAGTGCAGGACAGCGTCCGCTATCTACTAACGCAGCTCCCGCCCGAGGCCACCGTAGGCGTTGTTACTCCCTTCACAGCGCAGGCCGAGACGCTGCGCAAGCGGCTGCAGCCGTACGACGAGGAGCGCCTTCGCATCGGTACGGTGCACACCTTCCAGGGCGGAGAGCGCGATGTCATGGTGTTCTCACTCGTCGCCGGCGAAGGCATGCATCCTGGAGCCGTCGAGTGGATCGGTGGACAGCTGAACCTGTGGAACGTCGCCATCACTCGGGCACGCGGCCACCTCATCGTGGTGGGGGACAAGGAACTCTGGCGGAAGCGGGGTGGCGTGGGCACAGCGCTGCTGGAGACCGCGGACCGGAACGGCGCACCCCTCGGTGGCGGAAATGACGATGTGCTGCTCAAACGCCTGTACCGGACCCTCTCCCTGAGAAAAGGGGCCACCGTCACGCTGGGCGAGACCGTTCACGGGCATCCGGTGGACGCTCTGGTGGGCGGCACCAGTGCCACCACTTCGAGAGTTGTATTGCTCGACAGGGGAATCGAGGAGGGCTCCGACGCGGCCCGCCACCTTCGGCTCATGCTGCACCGACGCAACCTGCTGGGCAGTGAGGATGGAAAAGTCGAAGCCGTTCGATGGCCTGCGTGGAGGCTGTACGAGACAGGCGAACGGCGAGAGTGA